One genomic window of Carassius gibelio isolate Cgi1373 ecotype wild population from Czech Republic chromosome A10, carGib1.2-hapl.c, whole genome shotgun sequence includes the following:
- the LOC128021584 gene encoding B-cell scaffold protein with ankyrin repeats isoform X1 produces MPSQPPGLDELIKLQQEVKMGSLSIDDALDRFNDWQRLQKGMDSIQQEKIQQLRASIISNREDDESVYDKISIIHHTPTASANECRRASQQADTEFYSKPIKGHNSNLFRKADKQ; encoded by the exons ATGCCCAGTCAGCCACCAGGACTGGACGAGCTGATAAAACTTCAGCAGGAGGTGAAGATGGGCTCTCTGAGTATAGATGATGCTTTGGATCGATTCAATGACTGGCAGAGGCTTCAGAAGGGAATGGACAGCATCCAACAG gagAAAATACAGCAGCTGAGGGCTAGTATCATCAGCAACAGAGAGGATGATGAAAGTGTCTATG ATAAAATCAGCATCATCCATCACACACCAA CTGCATCTGCAAATGAGTGTCGAAGAGCGAGTCAGCAAGCGGACACTGAGTTCTACAGTAAACCTATAAAAGGACATAAT TCAAATTTATTTAGGAAGGCAGACAAACAGTAA
- the LOC128021584 gene encoding B-cell scaffold protein with ankyrin repeats isoform X2 — protein MPSQPPGLDELIKLQQEVKMGSLSIDDALDRFNDWQRLQKGMDSIQQEKIQQLRASIISNREDDESVYDKISIIHHTPTASANECRRASQQADTEFYSKPIKGHNTS, from the exons ATGCCCAGTCAGCCACCAGGACTGGACGAGCTGATAAAACTTCAGCAGGAGGTGAAGATGGGCTCTCTGAGTATAGATGATGCTTTGGATCGATTCAATGACTGGCAGAGGCTTCAGAAGGGAATGGACAGCATCCAACAG gagAAAATACAGCAGCTGAGGGCTAGTATCATCAGCAACAGAGAGGATGATGAAAGTGTCTATG ATAAAATCAGCATCATCCATCACACACCAA CTGCATCTGCAAATGAGTGTCGAAGAGCGAGTCAGCAAGCGGACACTGAGTTCTACAGTAAACCTATAAAAGGACATAAT ACATCCTGA